Genomic DNA from Deltaproteobacteria bacterium:
ACAACCAGCGGGTTTGTTGGCGCTATCCGGCACCGTGCCCGGAATGCTTTTGAGTCTGGCGCCACTTTTTGCGCGATCCGGCAACGAAGCCAAAAGCCCCTGGGTATACGGATGACACGGGTGATGAAGAATCTCAAAGGCGCTACCATGTTCCACAATGATTCCCGCATACATCACATAGATACGATCAGCAATCCTGGCCACCACCCCCAGATCATGGGTGATATAGAGAAGTGCCATGTGTCGCCTTTTTTGAAGCTCCGCAAAAAGGTTTAGGATCTGTGCCTGGATGGTCACATCAAGGGCTGTCGTAGGTTCATCGGCGATTACTAATTCGGGATTACATGCCAGCGCCATGGCAATCATAACCCGCTGCCGCTGTCCTCCGCTTAGTTGATGGGGATAATCTTTCAGGCGTTCTTCGGGTTCTGCAATGCCAACATCGGTAAGAAGTTTCACACACCGTTCTTGAATATTGGCTGCGCTCAGGTTTTCGTGGACCATAATGATTTCAGCAATCTGAGCGCCAACGGTAAATACGGGATTAAGTGAGGTCATGGGTTCCTGGAAGACCATGGCAATACGGTTTCCGCGAATTTTCTGCATCTCCTCGTCTGTGAGTTCCAAAAGATCTTGTCCTTCAAAGAGGACCCTGCCATCCACGATTTCGCCGGGCGGCTCGGGGACAAGGCCCAGAATGCTCAGCGCCGAGACTGTCTTTCCGCAACCAGACTCGCCTACCAGACAGACTGTCTCGCCCGTACGGACTTCATAGCTGATCCCGTCCACGGCACGGGCAAGTCTTTCCCTTCCGTGGAAATATACCTTCAGGTCCTCAACGGAAAGGAGGATGTTATTGTTACTGGTCATAGGTCAGAAGAAATCCCTAAAGTGATCTAACGCCCCTAAATCATAACAATCCACCGGCTCTGCCGTTGAAGGAGTTTTGGAGAAAAGGATAAATCCGAAATCCGAATATCGTGCTGTTTTCAAGGCGTCAGCCGCAAATCCGAAACAAATCCGAAATACTAATGTTCAAAAATCCCGTACATTCTAAGGAGCTTGTCCTCGGGATAGTCTTTGCCATAAGAACGTTTTGGTCATTTGTTATTGTTCCCCGGTATAATCGGGATATTCGAATTTCCAGCCGGTGAACCGGTTCTACCGGTCGTCACTCATTTTACCGTTCTCTCAACTTCGGATTCAGTGCATCCCGCAGCCCCTCACCAAAGAGATTGAAGGACAACACCACGATCAAGATAGCAAGGCCCGGCACAAACGTCAGCCATGGGGCATCGAAAATGAAGCCTTTGCCATCAGAAAGAATATTCCCCCACGTGGCATGAGGCGGAGGAACACCAAAACCGAGAAAACTCAAGCCAGCCTCGGTCAAAATAGCTGTTGCAATACCAATGGTGGCAGAAACCAGGACAGGAGCAATGGCATTAGGCATCATGTGACGAAAGATAATCCTCAAGTTGCCAACACCAAGGGCCCTTGCGGCAGTGACAAAGTCCTGTTCCCTCAAAGAGAGAAATTCAGCGCGCACAAAACGTGTGGCGCCCATCCAGCTCGTTAGCCCTATGACGATCATAATATTGTAGATGCTTGCCGGAAGGAGCGCGACCACCGTAAGAATCAGGAAAAAACTCGGGAAACAGAGCATAATATCCACGATTCGCATGATCAGTGTGTCAATAGAAATGGCCTCTATGTGAAGTAGGCGAACCCATTTTGGCATTTTTCTTCTTACCCGCGTTTTTTTCCTCAAAAGACCATAAGAAACGTAGGCCAGCCCAAGAACAAGAAGCACCGCACCTAAACTGATTGCACCCATGGCAAGCAAGGCGCCACCCGAACACAAAAGGCAAGCCGCGAGAATGTGTTCAAGCCTGACGTGGTGTTCTCCAAAGTAGCCCGCTATGCCGCCCATAAATATGCCGATGAGCACGGAGATCCCGACAGCCACAAACCCCACGGTCAGGGATACCCAGGCGCCCTGGAGCATTCTCCCAAATACATCGCGGCCCAGGTCATCAGTCCCCAACAAGTAGACACCCAAAGCGGGAACCTCGTCAGGCCGCAAAGTCTCAAGATTCGGTTTGGACAAGGGCGGTCGTAGCTTTTCCTGAAGTCGGACGTGAACAGGATCAATGATCGGCTCCGCACCTGAAGTCAGATAGAGGCCAACGAGAGCCGAAAGAAAGAAAAGAACGAAAATGATCAGCCCCGCAATAGCAAGGTTGTTTTCTCCAAAGAGTTGCCAGAATTCTCGTTTCCTTGTCATAACCGTATCCTCGGATCGACCACAAGGTAAAGCAGGTCTGAGACAAAAGTCCCGGCCAGCACCAGTACCGCAGAAACGAAATTGACCGTCAGAATAACGGGATAATCTCGAGCCAGGATGGCCTCATAGGCCATCCTTCCCATTCCCGGCCAGGAAAAGATCGATTCGATAATTACAGAACCACCAATCAGGCCGGGCAGAATCAGTCCGAACATGGTCACAAAAGGCAACAGGGCATTACGCAAGGCATGTTTATAGTGGACTTGTTCCGGTGGAAGCCCCTTAGCTCTTGCCGTTCGCACATAGTCCTGACCTTCCACTTCAAGCATCTGGCTGCGCACGTACCTGGACAGCACTGCGATCCCGCCGGTGGCGCCAAGAACTGACGGTAGTAAAAGGTGCCAGATCCGATCCATAATAAGGTGTGGCCATGGCGCATTGCCCAGGCCGAAGGTCTCCATGCCGATCACAGGCACGTGAAAACCGTTAACCACAAGAATGATAAGAACATAGGCAAAGAAAAAGCCCGGAATGGAGATCAATAGATAAGAAAAAAACGTGGTCGTGCGGTCGTATAACCCTCCCCTGAAAATGGCCGAACGTATCCCTATTGGAAAAGAGAGCGTCCAGGTAATGATGGTGCCTACGAGAAACAGCGGAAGGCTGTTTAGAAATCGCTCCCAGATCTTTGCCAGAACCGATTGATTGTCCTTCCAGGAGACCGTTTTTCCTGTAAAAAGATCTCGGTAGAAATAGAGATATTGGACATGTAAAGGCTTGTCGAGATAAAAGGCCTTTTGAAAGCGTTCAACGATTTCCGGTGTAAACTTCGGGTTGAGGGGGTCCACCTGGCTAGGCTCGCCCGGAGCCAGGTGGATGATCAAAAAAGAGACTATTGAGACAAAAAAAAGGGTGATAATTTTTTGGACTATGCTTCTGCCTATAAATGATAACACTCGCTACCCCTCTATAGAAAAAGTCGGCATTTCAGATAGTTTAATCCACTTGTTAAAGTAAAATGTGAAGTTTCCTGTCTTTGTCGGGGAGATTTTCTTGTAGATCGGATTGCCCCTTGCGTCCATCTCTTTAATGACAATCCGTTTGTCCAGAACCGCAGTCCATTTTCCCGCATAGAGAAAAGTATATGGCTGCTCCCGTGCAATGATCTCATGGAGTTGGTGACAGTACTCCACCTGTTTGTCATAGTCGTATTCCTGCCGTGTCTTGATGATGAGATCATCGGCCTTCTGATCCATAAATCCGACAAAATTGAGCTGATGTGGATTGGTCTGGCTCGAATGCCATATCTGATATAGATCAGGCTCTATTCCCATACGCCAACCCAGGACGATGGCATCAAAGTCCGTCTTGTCCACGCGCTCCTGGATAAACACGGACCACTCCAGGACATCGGTTGTTACATATATGCCAATTTTCTTCCACGCATCCTGGGCTATGGCAAGGACTGCCTTGCGAAGGTCGTTGCCGTGATTCGTAATCAGGGTAAACTGAAGTTTCTTGCCATTTTTTTCAAGCCAGCCGTCCTGATTGCGCGTCCAGCCTGCGTTTTCCAGGAGCCTTAAAGCAGCCTCAGGATCATACGGCAAGGGTTCAATGCGCTGATTGTAGTGGGCGGTCTGTTTGACAAAAGGCCCTGTTATCCGCTCCCCCTGGCCGTAAAGAACATAATCTATAATTTTTTTCACATCAATGGCCATTCCAAGGGCTCGGCGCACTCGCGAGTCATTGAAGGGTTCACGGCGTATGTTGTAGCCGATATAGGTGTAACCAAAGGAAAGCCCTGAAAAGCTCTGGTATTTAGGATCCTGTCTCAGACGTTGCACCTGGTGCGGTTGTACGCTATAGCTGTCAACAGTGCCTGCATAGAACTCCATCTCCTGGGTGAGAAGATCCGGCACAATCCGGCAAGTGTAGCGCTCATAACTGGCCGCGCCATCCCAATAGTCCTCAAAGCGTTCGAGAAAAATATACTGATCCGATTTCCACTCCCGAAACACAAAGGGGCCGCACCCAATGGGATGGCGGCCAAAACTGCTTTGCCGCATGGAGAACTCCTCCGGATCCTTGCCAAGACGAAGAGCCTCCTTTTTCATGGCCTCGTCATTCAAGAGATGTTCGGGAAGGACCCCCATGCCCCAAGTGCCCAGGGCGGGAGAATAGAGCCGTTTATAAACAATACGGACTGTCAGCGGGTCAACCACGTCCACCTGCTTGACTGGTTCGTAGTCGGCGATGCGGGGAGACAGGTTCTTGGGATCCATGATCGCTTCAAAAGTAAATTTTACATCATTGGCATCAAACAGGTGCCCGTCATGAAATCTCACGCCGGGACGCAGATTAAACACCACAATAGGATTATGTTCCGTAGCCGGCAAAATCTCTTTTGCGTATTCGGCTTTTTTCCAC
This window encodes:
- a CDS encoding ABC transporter ATP-binding protein, which encodes MTSNNNILLSVEDLKVYFHGRERLARAVDGISYEVRTGETVCLVGESGCGKTVSALSILGLVPEPPGEIVDGRVLFEGQDLLELTDEEMQKIRGNRIAMVFQEPMTSLNPVFTVGAQIAEIIMVHENLSAANIQERCVKLLTDVGIAEPEERLKDYPHQLSGGQRQRVMIAMALACNPELVIADEPTTALDVTIQAQILNLFAELQKRRHMALLYITHDLGVVARIADRIYVMYAGIIVEHGSAFEILHHPCHPYTQGLLASLPDRAKSGARLKSIPGTVPDSANKPAGCPFHPRCDFAVSSCSNTLPEIYDCGGRHLSRCPVLYERKEMNP
- a CDS encoding ABC transporter permease, with product MTRKREFWQLFGENNLAIAGLIIFVLFFLSALVGLYLTSGAEPIIDPVHVRLQEKLRPPLSKPNLETLRPDEVPALGVYLLGTDDLGRDVFGRMLQGAWVSLTVGFVAVGISVLIGIFMGGIAGYFGEHHVRLEHILAACLLCSGGALLAMGAISLGAVLLVLGLAYVSYGLLRKKTRVRRKMPKWVRLLHIEAISIDTLIMRIVDIMLCFPSFFLILTVVALLPASIYNIMIVIGLTSWMGATRFVRAEFLSLREQDFVTAARALGVGNLRIIFRHMMPNAIAPVLVSATIGIATAILTEAGLSFLGFGVPPPHATWGNILSDGKGFIFDAPWLTFVPGLAILIVVLSFNLFGEGLRDALNPKLRER
- a CDS encoding ABC transporter permease, with translation MLSFIGRSIVQKIITLFFVSIVSFLIIHLAPGEPSQVDPLNPKFTPEIVERFQKAFYLDKPLHVQYLYFYRDLFTGKTVSWKDNQSVLAKIWERFLNSLPLFLVGTIITWTLSFPIGIRSAIFRGGLYDRTTTFFSYLLISIPGFFFAYVLIILVVNGFHVPVIGMETFGLGNAPWPHLIMDRIWHLLLPSVLGATGGIAVLSRYVRSQMLEVEGQDYVRTARAKGLPPEQVHYKHALRNALLPFVTMFGLILPGLIGGSVIIESIFSWPGMGRMAYEAILARDYPVILTVNFVSAVLVLAGTFVSDLLYLVVDPRIRL
- a CDS encoding peptide ABC transporter substrate-binding protein, whose product is MTVRRFLILAPTVVIAFLLQSYFWVPTYEEQTRGNPRRLNEYITASIGDASILNPILSSDTASSDIESMVFEGLIDRDEDLRFRGRLATSWNVYEEAFFYVNENAGIPGVGRAGGQEVVNLLQRARVGDLPVSSETKTSFDNIEEITVIPAREFSVTRGEKEDKDEELTMATIRVQAPYRLKFVLKRVDQDLFKNLLTILGKDYFSSFRGENHLSIDRDEWQWKKAEYAKEILPATEHNPIVVFNLRPGVRFHDGHLFDANDVKFTFEAIMDPKNLSPRIADYEPVKQVDVVDPLTVRIVYKRLYSPALGTWGMGVLPEHLLNDEAMKKEALRLGKDPEEFSMRQSSFGRHPIGCGPFVFREWKSDQYIFLERFEDYWDGAASYERYTCRIVPDLLTQEMEFYAGTVDSYSVQPHQVQRLRQDPKYQSFSGLSFGYTYIGYNIRREPFNDSRVRRALGMAIDVKKIIDYVLYGQGERITGPFVKQTAHYNQRIEPLPYDPEAALRLLENAGWTRNQDGWLEKNGKKLQFTLITNHGNDLRKAVLAIAQDAWKKIGIYVTTDVLEWSVFIQERVDKTDFDAIVLGWRMGIEPDLYQIWHSSQTNPHQLNFVGFMDQKADDLIIKTRQEYDYDKQVEYCHQLHEIIAREQPYTFLYAGKWTAVLDKRIVIKEMDARGNPIYKKISPTKTGNFTFYFNKWIKLSEMPTFSIEG